From the Carassius gibelio isolate Cgi1373 ecotype wild population from Czech Republic chromosome B25, carGib1.2-hapl.c, whole genome shotgun sequence genome, one window contains:
- the gal gene encoding galanin peptides isoform X1, whose product MHRCVGGVCVSLIVCAFLTETLGMVIAEKEKRGWTLNSAGYLLGPRRIDHLIQIKDSPSARGREDLLGQYAIDSHRSLGDKHGVAGKREMPIDEDFKTAALRIADEDIVHTIIDFLSYLKLKEIGALDSLPSSLTSEEISQV is encoded by the exons ATGCACAGGTGTGTCGGTGGAGTTTGTGTGTCTCTTATTGTGTGCGCGTTTCTCACCGAAACACTCGGAATGGTGATCGCG GAAAAAGAGAAGAGAGGATGGACCCTCAACAGCGCTGGGTATCTCCTCGGTCCTC GTCGTATTGATCACCTTATACAGATTAAGGATTCTCCCAGTGCAAGGGGGAGAGAAGATCTGCTTGGTCAAT ATGCCATAGACAGCCACAGGAGTCTTGGCGACAAGCACGGAGTGGCAGGCAAGAGAGAAATGCCCATAGATGAAGATTTCAAGACAG CAGCTCTGAGGATAGCAGATGAGGATATTGTCCACACTATTATAGACTTTCTTTCTTATCTCAAATTAAAAG AAATAGGAGCTCTCGACAGTCTGCCTTCCTCTCTCACGTCAGAGGAAATAAGTCAAGTCTAA
- the gal gene encoding galanin peptides isoform X2, translating to MHRCVGGVCVSLIVCAFLTETLGMVIAEKEKRGWTLNSAGYLLGPHAIDSHRSLGDKHGVAGKREMPIDEDFKTAALRIADEDIVHTIIDFLSYLKLKEIGALDSLPSSLTSEEISQV from the exons ATGCACAGGTGTGTCGGTGGAGTTTGTGTGTCTCTTATTGTGTGCGCGTTTCTCACCGAAACACTCGGAATGGTGATCGCG GAAAAAGAGAAGAGAGGATGGACCCTCAACAGCGCTGGGTATCTCCTCGGTCCTC ATGCCATAGACAGCCACAGGAGTCTTGGCGACAAGCACGGAGTGGCAGGCAAGAGAGAAATGCCCATAGATGAAGATTTCAAGACAG CAGCTCTGAGGATAGCAGATGAGGATATTGTCCACACTATTATAGACTTTCTTTCTTATCTCAAATTAAAAG AAATAGGAGCTCTCGACAGTCTGCCTTCCTCTCTCACGTCAGAGGAAATAAGTCAAGTCTAA
- the LOC128014045 gene encoding spexin prohormone 2-like has product MADALDISRMWILWTCTVIFLLVRDCHCIQKTTLSKNWGPQSMLYLKGKHGRRFVPDIDDIISSSGLKSWYAVLKGVDQ; this is encoded by the exons ATGGCAGATGCTCTTGAC aTATCAAGAATGTGGATTTTATGGACATGCACAGTCATATTTTTACTGGTCAGAGACTGTCATTGCATTCAAAAG ACCACGTTATCGAAGAACTGGGGACCACAGTCAATGCTTTACTTAAAGGGAAAAC ATGGAAGACGGTTTGTTCCTGACATTGATGATATTATTTCAAGTTCAGGGTTGAAAAGCTGGTACGCAGTTCTCAAAGGTGTGGATCAATAA
- the zgc:110339 gene encoding C-factor: MKINFSKCRSVLITGANRGLGLQMVRQLLDSPNRPQKIIATARDPAAAKELQELAKSHPNVHVLPLDVTSDSSVDAAAQSVESIVGTDGLNCLINNAAINIPCELDTVTRDAMMKTYESNTVAPLFVTKAFLPLLRRAAAQGSDMGIQRAAVINVSSLLGSVQLNWGEVGSFKFYAYRASKSALNMVTRCLAVDLEAEKILCVALHPGWVRTDMGGSMAPLSKEESISSVLSVISGLTEKHHGGFVDYTGESLPW, encoded by the exons ATGAAGATCAATTTCTCAAAGTGTCGCTCGGTGCTCATCACGGGGGCAAACCGAGGTCTCGGACTGCAAATGGTCCGACAGCTACTCGATTCACCGAACAGACCCCAAAAGATCATCGCGACCGCGCGGGATCCAGCCGCTGCAAAG GAACTGCAAGAACTCGCTAAATCGCATCCAAACGTTCATGTTTTGCCTTTAG ATGTGACCAGCGACAGCAGTGTGGATGCAGCAGCGCAGTCAGTGGAATCCATTGTGGGCACTGATGGTTTGAACTGCTTAATTAATAATGCTGCGATTAACATACCATGTGAACTGGACACGGTCACTCGAGATGCCATGATGAAAACCTATGAGAGTAACACAGTGGCTCCTCTTTTTGTGACCAAG GCTTTCCTGCCATTGTTGAGAAGGGCGGCAGCTCAAGGCAGTGACATGGGAATCCAGAGAGCCGCGGTGATCAATGTGTCGTCGCTCCTGGGATCTGTGCAGCTCAACTGGGGCGAGGTTGGGAGCTTCAAGTTTTACGCTTACAGGGCATCTAAG AGCGCCTTGAATATGGTTACAAGATGTTTGGCTGTCGATCTGGAAGCGGAGAAGATCTTATGCGTCGCCCTTCACCCTGGTTGGGTGCGCACTGATATGGGTGGATCAATG GCACCTTTGAGCAAAGAGGAGAGCATATCATCAGTGTTGTCTGTCATTTCTGGATTAACGGAGAAGCATCACGGTGGATTTGTGGACTACACTGGGGAAAGCTTACCCTGGTGA
- the LOC128014547 gene encoding cytochrome c oxidase subunit 8B, mitochondrial, translated as MSCLNRSLNLLKAVMRHQIIPKANISAKPAKHVLSAGEQVFVMVTMFVTILGPSGWVLANLEEYKKRPGGAA; from the exons ATGTCATGCTTAAATCGCTCGCTTAATCTGCTGAAGGCTGTGATGAGACATCAAATCATACCTAAAGCTAATATTTCAGCCAAACCAGCCAAACATGTGCTCTCCGCTGGT GAGCAGGTCTTTGTAATGGTGACCATGTTCGTGACCATCCTGGGCCCCTCTGGATGGGTCCTGGCAAATTTGGAGGAGTACAAGAAACGTCCTGGCGGAGCTGCATAA
- the ric8a gene encoding synembryn-A isoform X2, protein MKMDLNAIIEKMETGDQDAALTALQTFNKEKSQCFSFTPGEEEDRERLGELVLGFLERDLQPSCQLACLETIRILSRDKKSLVPFATRHAMQILIRHAGLSQGEGFSPEIPDLEVIVEALKCLCNIVFNSEAAQEAGAELQLIVGLAERLKQCREPQWSHDVRFFDLRLMFLITALRVDVRAQLARELRGVSLLSEALDATLGLCWPDTYEVARAGFDGCSELPPLGRQETERAMELLKILFNVTFDSSRRKVDEEEAATYRHLGAILRHCIMSTSEGEERTEEMHSHTVNLLGNLPLPCLDVLLMPKVQQGSIEYIGVNMDAVKVLLEFMEKRLDRGNKLKETLLPSLNLLTESARIHRETRKFLRMKVLPPLRDVKNRPEVGNALRNKLVRLMTHIDTDVKHCAAEFLFVLCKESVSRFIKYTGYGNAAGLLAARGLMRGGRDPGHYSEDEDSDTEEYREAKPHINPVTGRVEEEQPNPMEGMTEEQKEYEAMKLVNMFDKLSREQVIQPMKIGADGKMTSLEPQELHYLASQQFGESNNSDSDSDTN, encoded by the exons CTGGGCGAGTTAGTGCTGGGCTTCCTGGAGAGAGACCTCCAGCCGTCCTGTCAGCTGGCCTGCCTGGAAACCATCCGCATCCTGTCCCGTGACAAGAAGAGCCTGGTTCCCTTTGCCACCCGCCACGCCATGCAGATCCTGATCCGACATGCTGGCCTCAGTCAAGGTGAGGGCTTCTCCCCCGAGATCCCGGACCTGGAAGTGATCGTGGAGGCCCTGAAGTGCTTGTGCAACATTGTGTTCAACAGTGAGGCGGCTCAGGAGGCGGGGGCGGAGCTCCAGCTGATTGTGGGATTGGCCGAGAGGCTCAAACAGTGCCGCGAGCCGCAGTGGAGCCACGACGTGCGATTCTTCGACCTGCGCCTCATGTTCCTGATCACTGCCCTGCGCGTGGACGTAAGAGCCCAGCTGGCCCGCGAGCTGCGGGGCGTTAGTCTGCTGTCCGAGGCTCTGGATGCCACGCTCGGCCTCTGCTGGCCCGATACGTACGAGGTGGCGCGCGCAGGCTTTGACGGCTGCTCAGAGCTGCCCCCGCTGGGGAGACAGGAGACGGAGCGAGCCATGGAGCTCCTGAAGATCCTCTTTAACGTCACCTTTGATTCCAGCCGCCGCAAGGTGGACGAG gaggaAGCAGCCACTTACAGACACCTGGGTGCCATACTGAGACACTGCATTATGAGCACCTCCGAGGGAGAGGAGCGTACAGAGGAGatgcacag CCACACGGTGAACCTTCTGGGGAACCTGCCGCTTCCGTGTCTTGACGTCTTGCTGATGCCTAAAGTCCAGCAGGGCTCTATCGAGTACATAGGCGTCAACATGGACGCCGTCAAGGTGCTGCTGGAATTCATGGAGAAAAGACTCGACCGG GGAAACAAGCTGAAGGAAACTTTGCTGCCCTCGCTAAATCTACTAACAGAGAGCGCTCGCATCCACAGAGAGACCAGGAAGTTTTTACGAATGAAG GTGCTTCCACCATTACGAGATGTCAAAAACAGACCTGAGGTTGGGAACGCTCTACGGAACAAGCTAGTGCGTCTGATGACACACATAGACACGGACGTGAAGCACTGTGCGGCTGAGTTCCTGTTTGTGCTGTGCAAGGAGAGTG TTTCCAGGTTTATCAAGTACACAGGTTATGGTAACGCGGCAGGACTGCTGGCCGCTCGGGGACTGATGAGAGGCGGCCGAGACCCCGGACATTATTCAGAAGACGAGGACAGTGATACCGAGGAGTACAGAGAGGCAAAACCTCA cATCAATCCGGTGACCGGCCGTGTGGAGGAGGAGCAGCCCAACCCTATGGAGGGAATGACTGAAGAACAGAAAGAATACGAAGCCATGAAACTGGTCAACATGTTCGACAAACTCTCAAG GGAGCAGGTGATCCAGCCAATGAAAATCGGAGCTGATGGTAAAATGACTTCACTGGAGCCACAAGAGCTTCATTATTTAGCCAGCCAACAGTTCGGAGAGTCCAATAATTCTGACAGCGACAGTGACACAAACTAA
- the psmd13 gene encoding 26S proteasome non-ATPase regulatory subunit 13, with protein sequence MKDVIGFLKQQQSKSPTPEMASEWHSMEDMYNRKLWHQLTLKLTVFVQDPYFSKGDGLIQLYENFLCDFEHRINPLSLVEIILHVAKQMPDPNTAITFLEKTKEKVKASDEAVILCKTSIGSLKLDISDLPATKKLIEEVDEMLNNLPGVTSVHGRFYDLSSKYYRIIGNHAMYYRDALRYLGCVEAKDLPEAEQQERAFTLGLAGLLGEGVYNFGELLMHPVLESLRNTDKQWLIDTLYAFNAGNVEKFQALKTAWGQQPDLAAHEAKLMQKIQLLCVMEMTFTRPANHRQLTFQEIAQSAKIQVNEVELLVMKALSVGLIKGSIDEVEKKVHMTWVQPRVLDVQQIKGMKDRLDFWCGDVKNMAMLVEQQAQDILT encoded by the exons ATGAAAGATGTCATCGGATTCCTCAAACAACAGCAGAGCAAAAGTCCGACGCCTGAGATGGCCTCGGAGTGGCACTCAATGGAGGATATGTACAACAGAAA ATTGTGGCATCAGTTGACTCTGAAGTTGACGGTCTTTGTGCAGGACCCTTATTTCTCCAAAGGGGACGGTCTCATTCAG CTCTATGAAAACTTCCTCTGTGATTTTGAACACAG AATCAACCCATTGTCCTTAGTCGAAATCATCCTTCATGTTGCAAAACAAATGCCAG ATCCAAATACAGCCATCACCTTTCTTGAGAAAACAAAGGAGAAG GTCAAAGCCAGTGATGAGGCCGTCATCCTCTGCAAAACCTCGATTGGCAGCCTCAAGCTTGACATCAGCGACCTCCCCGCAACAAAg AAATTAATAGAGGAAGTGGATGAGATGCTGAACAATCTCCCTGGTGTGACGTCAGTGCACGGGCGATTTTATGATCTGTCAAGCAAATATTACCGCATCATTGGGAACCACGCTATGTACTACAGGGACGCCCTGCGGTACTTGGGATGTGTGGAAGCTAAAGACTTGCCTG AAGCAGAGCAACAAGAAAGAGCTTTCACATTAGGCCTGGCCGGCCTTCTTGGAGAGGGAGTCTACAACTTCGGAGAACTG CTGATGCACCCGGTCCTGGAGTCACTGAGGAACACAGATAAACAGTGGCTGATAGACACACTCTATGCATTTAATGCAGGCAACGTGGAGAAATTCCAAGCCCTGAAGACCGCATGGGGTCAACAG CCTGATCTCGCAGCTCATGAGGCCAAACTCATGCAGAAGATCCAGTTACTCTGTGTCATGGAG ATGACTTTCACACGGCCAGCCAATCACAGGCAGCTGACGTTCCAGGAAATTGCACAGAGTGCAAAAATCCAAGTGAATGAG GTGGAGCTGTTGGTGATGAAGGCTCTGTCTGTCGGACTGATCAAGGGAAGCATTGACGAGGTGGAAAAGAAAGTTCACATGACCTGGGTCCAGCCCAGAGTACTGGACGTGCAGCAG ATTAAGGGCATGAAGGATCGTCTGGACTTCTGGTGTGGGGATGTTAAGAACATGGCCATGTTGGTTGAACAGCAGGCTCAGGACATCCTCACTTGA
- the ric8a gene encoding synembryn-A isoform X1: MKMDLNAIIEKMETGDQDAALTALQTFNKEKSQCFSFTPGEEEDREDGHSQERLGELVLGFLERDLQPSCQLACLETIRILSRDKKSLVPFATRHAMQILIRHAGLSQGEGFSPEIPDLEVIVEALKCLCNIVFNSEAAQEAGAELQLIVGLAERLKQCREPQWSHDVRFFDLRLMFLITALRVDVRAQLARELRGVSLLSEALDATLGLCWPDTYEVARAGFDGCSELPPLGRQETERAMELLKILFNVTFDSSRRKVDEEEAATYRHLGAILRHCIMSTSEGEERTEEMHSHTVNLLGNLPLPCLDVLLMPKVQQGSIEYIGVNMDAVKVLLEFMEKRLDRGNKLKETLLPSLNLLTESARIHRETRKFLRMKVLPPLRDVKNRPEVGNALRNKLVRLMTHIDTDVKHCAAEFLFVLCKESVSRFIKYTGYGNAAGLLAARGLMRGGRDPGHYSEDEDSDTEEYREAKPHINPVTGRVEEEQPNPMEGMTEEQKEYEAMKLVNMFDKLSREQVIQPMKIGADGKMTSLEPQELHYLASQQFGESNNSDSDSDTN; the protein is encoded by the exons CTGGGCGAGTTAGTGCTGGGCTTCCTGGAGAGAGACCTCCAGCCGTCCTGTCAGCTGGCCTGCCTGGAAACCATCCGCATCCTGTCCCGTGACAAGAAGAGCCTGGTTCCCTTTGCCACCCGCCACGCCATGCAGATCCTGATCCGACATGCTGGCCTCAGTCAAGGTGAGGGCTTCTCCCCCGAGATCCCGGACCTGGAAGTGATCGTGGAGGCCCTGAAGTGCTTGTGCAACATTGTGTTCAACAGTGAGGCGGCTCAGGAGGCGGGGGCGGAGCTCCAGCTGATTGTGGGATTGGCCGAGAGGCTCAAACAGTGCCGCGAGCCGCAGTGGAGCCACGACGTGCGATTCTTCGACCTGCGCCTCATGTTCCTGATCACTGCCCTGCGCGTGGACGTAAGAGCCCAGCTGGCCCGCGAGCTGCGGGGCGTTAGTCTGCTGTCCGAGGCTCTGGATGCCACGCTCGGCCTCTGCTGGCCCGATACGTACGAGGTGGCGCGCGCAGGCTTTGACGGCTGCTCAGAGCTGCCCCCGCTGGGGAGACAGGAGACGGAGCGAGCCATGGAGCTCCTGAAGATCCTCTTTAACGTCACCTTTGATTCCAGCCGCCGCAAGGTGGACGAG gaggaAGCAGCCACTTACAGACACCTGGGTGCCATACTGAGACACTGCATTATGAGCACCTCCGAGGGAGAGGAGCGTACAGAGGAGatgcacag CCACACGGTGAACCTTCTGGGGAACCTGCCGCTTCCGTGTCTTGACGTCTTGCTGATGCCTAAAGTCCAGCAGGGCTCTATCGAGTACATAGGCGTCAACATGGACGCCGTCAAGGTGCTGCTGGAATTCATGGAGAAAAGACTCGACCGG GGAAACAAGCTGAAGGAAACTTTGCTGCCCTCGCTAAATCTACTAACAGAGAGCGCTCGCATCCACAGAGAGACCAGGAAGTTTTTACGAATGAAG GTGCTTCCACCATTACGAGATGTCAAAAACAGACCTGAGGTTGGGAACGCTCTACGGAACAAGCTAGTGCGTCTGATGACACACATAGACACGGACGTGAAGCACTGTGCGGCTGAGTTCCTGTTTGTGCTGTGCAAGGAGAGTG TTTCCAGGTTTATCAAGTACACAGGTTATGGTAACGCGGCAGGACTGCTGGCCGCTCGGGGACTGATGAGAGGCGGCCGAGACCCCGGACATTATTCAGAAGACGAGGACAGTGATACCGAGGAGTACAGAGAGGCAAAACCTCA cATCAATCCGGTGACCGGCCGTGTGGAGGAGGAGCAGCCCAACCCTATGGAGGGAATGACTGAAGAACAGAAAGAATACGAAGCCATGAAACTGGTCAACATGTTCGACAAACTCTCAAG GGAGCAGGTGATCCAGCCAATGAAAATCGGAGCTGATGGTAAAATGACTTCACTGGAGCCACAAGAGCTTCATTATTTAGCCAGCCAACAGTTCGGAGAGTCCAATAATTCTGACAGCGACAGTGACACAAACTAA